The Pirellulimonas nuda genome includes a region encoding these proteins:
- a CDS encoding dienelactone hydrolase family protein, protein MQRKSADDFDQGVLDLYDDYAHGRLDRRDYIKRLGAFAVGGLTVEALLANLSPNYAWAEQVKPNDPRIKAERVTYASPDGAGEMKGLLAHPAKAGKFPAVLVVHENRGLNPYIEDVARRLAVEGFLAFAPDALTPLGGYPGNDDQGRSMQSKRDGDEMLNDFIAAAEFLDRHPLSTGQVGAVGFCYGGGVVYQLAVNLPDVLDAGVPFYGRQPELADVPKIKTPLLINNAGNDERILEGAPAFEAALKKHDKPFEAYVYPGVNHGFHNDTTPRYDEPAAELAWKRTTDFFKKHLAN, encoded by the coding sequence ATGCAACGAAAAAGTGCTGATGACTTCGATCAAGGTGTGCTCGACCTCTACGACGACTACGCTCACGGGCGGCTCGACCGCCGTGACTATATCAAGCGGCTGGGAGCGTTCGCCGTGGGCGGCTTGACCGTTGAGGCGCTGCTCGCGAACCTCAGCCCCAACTACGCGTGGGCGGAGCAGGTCAAGCCGAACGACCCCCGCATTAAGGCCGAGAGGGTGACTTATGCATCGCCCGACGGCGCCGGCGAGATGAAGGGCCTCCTCGCACACCCCGCCAAGGCGGGGAAGTTCCCGGCGGTGCTGGTCGTTCACGAGAACCGCGGGCTGAACCCGTACATCGAGGACGTCGCCCGCCGGCTCGCCGTTGAGGGATTCCTGGCGTTCGCCCCGGACGCCCTGACGCCCCTTGGGGGCTACCCCGGCAACGACGATCAAGGCCGCTCGATGCAATCCAAGCGGGACGGCGACGAGATGCTGAACGACTTCATCGCGGCCGCGGAGTTCCTCGACCGCCACCCGCTCTCAACCGGCCAGGTGGGCGCCGTGGGGTTCTGCTACGGCGGCGGGGTGGTGTACCAGTTGGCGGTGAACCTGCCCGACGTGCTCGACGCCGGCGTCCCCTTCTACGGCAGGCAGCCGGAGCTGGCCGACGTTCCCAAGATCAAGACGCCGCTGCTGATCAATAACGCCGGGAACGATGAACGGATCCTTGAGGGCGCCCCCGCGTTTGAGGCCGCGTTGAAAAAGCACGACAAGCCTTTCGAGGCCTATGTTTACCCCGGGGTCAACCACGGGTTCCACAACGACACGACACCCCGCTACGACGAACCGGCCGCGGAGCTCGCTTGGAAGCGGACCACCGATTTCTTCAAGAAGCACCTGGCCAATTAA
- a CDS encoding DUF3500 domain-containing protein produces MTTFRTNSVAIALLLAAAWSARTACGESGVAAAAPAAEAGAPTAKIVSAADLFLDALEEPQRSKTVYKFDDDAQRARWSNLPVGMVPRGGISMGELSPEQRGAAMDLLKAALSKQGYEKVMQIVEADEVLKYNQRGRGGSRGGGANSGPRFGRDNFFISFLGEPSVTEPWMIQFGGHHLALNMTLAGEQGTLAPSHTAAQPASYEMQGKAIRPLGNEVEKAVALMASLDEAQRKQAVLGFRVRNLVLGPGRDGQMIEPEGLKGDQLNEDQRRMLLDLASEWTGIINEPTAAAKLEEMEKNVAETWFAWSGSAEEGSVGYFRIQGPTVFIEFAPQGQGEAGLNHLHTIYRDPTNEYGARWWRKHD; encoded by the coding sequence ATGACGACCTTTAGAACGAACTCGGTGGCGATCGCGCTGCTGCTTGCCGCCGCGTGGTCCGCACGGACCGCCTGCGGCGAGAGCGGCGTAGCCGCCGCCGCGCCCGCCGCAGAGGCCGGCGCGCCTACCGCGAAGATCGTTTCCGCGGCCGATCTCTTTCTAGACGCGCTCGAAGAGCCTCAGCGAAGCAAGACCGTCTACAAGTTTGACGACGACGCGCAGCGCGCCCGCTGGTCGAACCTGCCGGTCGGGATGGTCCCACGCGGAGGCATAAGCATGGGAGAGTTGAGCCCCGAGCAGCGGGGCGCGGCCATGGACCTGCTCAAGGCGGCGCTCAGTAAGCAGGGCTACGAGAAGGTCATGCAGATTGTTGAGGCCGACGAAGTGCTGAAGTACAACCAACGAGGCAGGGGCGGTTCCCGCGGCGGCGGGGCCAACAGCGGCCCCCGCTTTGGTCGCGACAACTTCTTTATCTCCTTCCTCGGCGAGCCCTCGGTCACCGAGCCGTGGATGATTCAGTTCGGCGGCCATCACCTGGCGCTCAATATGACGCTGGCCGGCGAGCAAGGCACGCTCGCCCCCAGCCACACGGCGGCGCAACCGGCTTCCTATGAGATGCAGGGCAAAGCGATCCGTCCGCTGGGCAACGAGGTAGAGAAGGCCGTCGCCTTGATGGCCTCGCTCGATGAGGCGCAGCGCAAACAGGCCGTCCTCGGGTTCCGCGTGCGCAACCTCGTGCTGGGGCCTGGGCGGGACGGCCAGATGATCGAACCCGAAGGGCTCAAGGGCGATCAGCTCAACGAAGATCAACGCCGCATGCTGCTCGACCTGGCGAGCGAGTGGACCGGGATCATCAATGAGCCGACCGCCGCGGCCAAGCTGGAAGAGATGGAAAAGAACGTTGCCGAAACCTGGTTCGCCTGGAGCGGCTCGGCAGAAGAAGGCAGCGTCGGCTACTTCCGCATCCAGGGGCCAACCGTGTTTATCGAGTTCGCCCCACAGGGCCAGGGCGAGGCGGGGCTAAACCACCTCCACACAATCTATCGAGACCCCACCAACGAATACGGGGCCCGGTGGTGGCGGAAGCATGATTAG
- a CDS encoding molybdopterin converting factor, producing the protein MKILVINNDGAGFADYVHIEPGTSVRKLFERQVRDPRPENYLIRVNRLPAPADQVLEEGDRISFTPVKIEGA; encoded by the coding sequence ATGAAAATCCTCGTCATCAACAACGACGGCGCCGGCTTCGCCGACTACGTGCACATCGAGCCGGGCACTTCGGTCCGCAAGCTGTTCGAGCGGCAGGTCCGCGACCCGCGGCCCGAGAACTACCTGATCCGCGTCAACCGCTTGCCGGCGCCGGCGGACCAGGTCCTCGAGGAAGGAGATCGCATCAGCTTCACGCCGGTAAAGATCGAAGGGGCCTAA
- a CDS encoding ThiF family adenylyltransferase, with product MSTNQIEDRFVRQAQLVPQARLASLDVTVVGVGAVGRQVAVQLASLGVRRLRLVDFDEVDASNVTTQGYARGEVGRRKVDACRDAVLAIDPEVYAEAIYDRWRPSTGLGDVAFCCVDSIDARAAIWRGGGELIDFWADGRMRGETLRVLTAFDATSREHYAATLFPQHEAQTGACTARSTIYAASMTAGLMLSQFVRWLRGQPVDADLSLNLLASGLSVPTHEPRR from the coding sequence ATGAGTACGAACCAGATAGAAGACCGCTTCGTGCGGCAGGCACAGCTCGTGCCGCAAGCGAGGCTGGCGTCACTCGACGTAACCGTGGTCGGCGTCGGCGCCGTTGGGAGGCAGGTCGCGGTGCAGCTCGCCTCGCTCGGCGTGCGTCGGCTCAGGCTAGTCGATTTCGACGAGGTTGACGCGAGCAACGTCACGACGCAGGGGTACGCCCGCGGCGAGGTCGGAAGGCGGAAGGTTGATGCGTGTCGTGACGCGGTGCTGGCGATCGATCCAGAAGTTTATGCCGAAGCGATCTACGACCGCTGGCGCCCGTCCACCGGGCTCGGGGACGTGGCCTTCTGCTGCGTCGATTCCATCGACGCCCGCGCGGCCATCTGGCGTGGGGGCGGTGAACTGATCGACTTCTGGGCCGACGGGCGGATGCGGGGCGAGACGCTGCGGGTGCTGACCGCGTTCGATGCTACTAGCCGCGAGCACTACGCGGCCACGCTTTTCCCGCAGCACGAGGCCCAGACGGGCGCCTGCACAGCAAGGTCGACGATCTACGCCGCCAGCATGACCGCGGGGCTGATGCTCAGTCAGTTCGTGCGATGGCTGCGGGGGCAGCCGGTCGACGCCGACCTGTCGCTCAACCTGCTGGCGAGCGGGCTTTCTGTTCCAACCCACGAACCAAGGAGGTAG